CGGCCAGGAACACGCGCTCCCCGCCGATCGCGAACGGCTCGCGCATGGCGTCCAGCAGGCGGCCGGCCAGCGCCGCCGCCGCGTCCTGGCCGGATTGCTTTTGCACGACGATGAATTCATTGCCGCCCTGGCGCGCCAGCATGTCGCCCGGATGCAGCAGACTCGACAGCCGAACGACGCATTCGCGCAGCACGTCGTCGCCGCCGCCATAGCCGTAGCCGCTGTTGATCTTGCGGAATTCGTTCAGGTCGAACACGAGCACGGCCAGCGTATGGCCGCCCTGGCACGCGCCGGCGATCGCTTCGTCCAGGGTTTCGAGGATGCGGGCGCGGTTCGGCAGGCCGGTTAGCGCGTCGTGCGTGAGCTGTTCGACGAGGGCGCGTTCGAGCCGGCGCCGCTCGGACAGGTCGCGCACGATGGCGACTTGCTGGCCGCTCGGCATGCCGGCGCGGCGCACCTCGGCCGGGAACGCGGTGCCGTACACGCGGCGGCATTCCAGTTCGGCGTCGCCGGCGCCGGGCGGCACCAGCACGTCCAGCGGCAGGCCGGCGGCCGTCTCGCGCGCGACGCCGAACAGGTTTTCCGCGCGCGCGTTCATCATCGTGATGCGCCCTTCCGCGCCAACCAGCAGGATGGCGTCCGGCGCGCATTCCATCAGGCTGCGGAAGCTGGCCTCGCTCTCGGCCAGCGAACGTTCCGAACGCTGCAGGCGCAGATACGGCGCCTGCACGGCGGCCACCCAGATCGCGCGGTGCAGGCACAGGTAGGCGATCACTTTGTACACGTGGCCGACCATGCACATCACGTCATCCGGCCGCGCGTACAGCGTGAAGCTGACGCCGCCCAGCGCTATCACCGCCGCCGCCGCGGCCAGGTAGCGGTCGGTGCGCAGGCGGGTGACCAGCGCGCGCCGCAGCAGGAACAGCGCGGCCACGCCATTCATCGCGATCAGCACGACTTCGACACCGATCTTGAACGGCGTCAGGCCCCGCCCCGGCACATAGGTCGGGGGCAGCGCCACCGGATCGGCCAACGCCAGCCAATAGCCAAGCACGACCATGCCCAGCGCCGCCGCCAGCGCCCAGCCGCGCACGCGCCGGCCGACGATCCGCTCGCGCGGGGCAAACGCGGCGACGAGCAGCGCGCCCGCGCTGACGACCCGCGCCAGCAGCCAGAATTCGATGCCGCGCCCGGCCGAGCCCGGTCCCGCCAAGCCGGGCATGCCTTGCACGGACATCAAGTGGCCGATGTCGAGCAGCGCGACCACCAGCGCGGCCGGCGACAGCAGGGCCACGCGGATCGGCATGTCGCGGCCGATGCCGTGCCAGCCCGTGGCAAACACGAGCATCGCGACGACCACCGAGACCACTTCCATGGCGGTGTGCGCCGTCAGGTACCAGCGCGGGTCCCACGGCAACAGCGCCGCGTGGCCGAGCGCGAGCCAGGCCATGAATGCGGCCAGCAGCGCCGTCAGGATGGACAGCCGTACCGCGGACGAAATCCTGCGCGGCCTCATGCGGCCCTGCCTGCGGCGGCGCCGGTCGTGTCGTGCTCGATAGTCATGTGATTGAGGCGAATGGCGCCGTGGGCAAAGCCGCACGAGCCTGGATGAAAGAAATTCTCTGAAGAAATTTTTATGTCCAGAGAATCAATAAATGATAGCAAGTTATCAAATGTTGATCGAGCAATATCTTCTCTCAAGATCATGAATGTTGCGCAAATGCATCAAATTGCATGCACGCAACCGAGTACCGCAACGATAAATGTTGCGATGCAGCAATACAAACATCTGGAAGCCGCGTTACAAAGGCGATTTGCACCGTATCGGGAGGCACAATGAACGGTAACGCGCGCTGGACCGGTGGCATGCTCGCCGCCCTGCTGCTGAGCGGAGACGCCCGGGCGGCGGCGCCAGGCGGCATCGTCGTCGACGTGACGCCGGCCCGGCAAAACCTGACGCGCAGCGACGACGTCGTCGTGACGGTGACGCTCCGCAACACGTCGCACGCGACGCTTTACGTGCCGACGTGGCAGACACCGTTCGCGGGCGTGCAGGCGCCGCTGTTCGACGTGACCCGCGACGGCCTGCCCGTCACCTACCTGGGCATCCGGGCCAAGCGCGCCGCACCTACGCCCGGAGCGCCGGACCGCGCCGATGTCATCGCGCTCGGACCCGGGGCGGCGCGCAGCGCGCGCGTCGAACTGTCGGCCCTGTACCGCATGGACATCACGGGCGCCTACAGCGTGCGCTACCGCGCCGACCATCTGCAGGTGGTTGGCCGGCCGGATTCGGCGCGACCGCAAGGCCTGGCCGAAGCGCCGCAGCCAGCCGCCGTCTGGATCGCCGGACGCCTGCCGCGCGGGATGCCGGAACCGTCTCCTGAAGCGCGCCCTGCCGGCGGCGGCCTCGCCTACGCGCACTGCTCGAACGCGCAGCAGGAAAGCATCGCCGGCGCGGTGCAGGCCGGCCTGGCGATGGCGCAGGATGCCGACGCCTACCTGCAGGGCCAGGCGCTGGCAACGCGTTACACCGGCTGGTTCG
This genomic stretch from Massilia putida harbors:
- a CDS encoding putative bifunctional diguanylate cyclase/phosphodiesterase encodes the protein MRPRRISSAVRLSILTALLAAFMAWLALGHAALLPWDPRWYLTAHTAMEVVSVVVAMLVFATGWHGIGRDMPIRVALLSPAALVVALLDIGHLMSVQGMPGLAGPGSAGRGIEFWLLARVVSAGALLVAAFAPRERIVGRRVRGWALAAALGMVVLGYWLALADPVALPPTYVPGRGLTPFKIGVEVVLIAMNGVAALFLLRRALVTRLRTDRYLAAAAAVIALGGVSFTLYARPDDVMCMVGHVYKVIAYLCLHRAIWVAAVQAPYLRLQRSERSLAESEASFRSLMECAPDAILLVGAEGRITMMNARAENLFGVARETAAGLPLDVLVPPGAGDAELECRRVYGTAFPAEVRRAGMPSGQQVAIVRDLSERRRLERALVEQLTHDALTGLPNRARILETLDEAIAGACQGGHTLAVLVFDLNEFRKINSGYGYGGGDDVLRECVVRLSSLLHPGDMLARQGGNEFIVVQKQSGQDAAAALAGRLLDAMREPFAIGGERVFLAASVGIALLPDGACGAPELLQMAQVAMAAARAEGPARHCFHSDAMAQAIRERVDLEGLLRHAIERNQFALQYQPRVDLASGAVRDVEALVRWRHPVLGLVPPARFIPLAEETGLIDDLDMWGLDEACTRAAAWRAQGLPPLRVSVNLSARQFQQAGLAQRVQAALERSSLPPACLEIEITESTVMRDTAEAASVLRSLKALGVALSIDDFGTGYSSLSYLKRFPIDVLKIDRSFVSDVTADTNDAAIARAIIALAHTLNLEAVAEGVETAEQVAFLRENGCDEIQGYYFSPPVWPEQIERMLTGERMPDVTVAS
- a CDS encoding M35 family metallo-endopeptidase, producing MNGNARWTGGMLAALLLSGDARAAAPGGIVVDVTPARQNLTRSDDVVVTVTLRNTSHATLYVPTWQTPFAGVQAPLFDVTRDGLPVTYLGIRAKRAAPTPGAPDRADVIALGPGAARSARVELSALYRMDITGAYSVRYRADHLQVVGRPDSARPQGLAEAPQPAAVWIAGRLPRGMPEPSPEARPAGGGLAYAHCSNAQQESIAGAVQAGLAMAQDADAYLQGQALATRYTGWFGPVDNARATTVARHFAALREAFATRPITVDCACTRSWYAYVYPNEPYTIHVCKAFWTAPLTGTDSKGGTLLHEMSHFTVVAGTDDWVYGQAAAAALAGSDPDRAIDNADSHEYFGENNPYRNVRPD